One Vespula pensylvanica isolate Volc-1 chromosome 3, ASM1446617v1, whole genome shotgun sequence DNA window includes the following coding sequences:
- the LOC122628220 gene encoding putative fatty acyl-CoA reductase CG5065 isoform X1 — MFVLISMIIIFFIVLFSFFFCYSITKEVRVFCVIIKMGTTSAYTDSERINDEANLNDTSIEAFFADSVIFVTGATGFLGKALIEKLLRSCPRVSTIYLLIRPKKGQTVKERFKTLVNNSIFDRVRCEHPGVINKVYPIRGDASEPDLGLSVDDRMTLTQNVNIVFHCAATVRFNEPLKVAVMLNIRATDRVLDLCKSMSHLKSFVHVSTAYSNADKREVKELVYETKITAQVIMDMCEILDDETLTVLEKKLLEKHPNTYTLTKGIAEELVSKKGIGLPIIIVRPSIICAAYQEPLPGWVDNLYGITGIITEIGRGTIRSIYGDRKLKIDVVPVDYVVDTLICAAWHSTIRRDGSIQVYNCASSTINPISWGEFAKHIRKHVIESPSKYVMWYPNVAIRTNRLVHKVIVVILHFLPAFLVDLLLMCQGSKPIMLNMSKRIDRAAKVGAFFALHEWDFALDNMMDLIKHVKTMNDCSRFRVDFKDIDWDAYTRQYTLGIRKYILKDHPDSLTKARSRLSKLYWLRKIIQALSILFLYKLLKYVG, encoded by the exons atgTTTGTCTTGATAtctatgataattatattttttatcgttctcttctccttttttttttgttattcaatAACTAAGGAAGTACGAGTTTTTTGTGTCATCATCAAAATGGGTACAACGAGTGCGTACACTGATTCAGAGCGTATCAATGATGAGGCCAATCTTAACGATACTTCGATCGAAGCTTTCTTTGCTGACTCAGTGATATTCGTAACTGGTGCGACTGGTTTTCTTGGAAAAGCTCTCATAGAAAAGCTTTTACGATCGTGTCCTCGCGTAAGCACGATCTATTTACTGATCCGTCCAAAAAAGGGTCAAACcgttaaagaaagatttaaaacgCTCGTAAATAATTCG attttcGATAGAGTTCGTTGCGAACATCCAGGTGTGATAAACAAAGTTTATCCAATACGAGGAGACGCGAGTGAGCCTGATCTCGGTTTGAGTGTTGATGATAGAATGACGTTAACTCAAAATGTGAACATAGTTTTCCATTGTGCAGCCACTGTACGTTTTAACGAGCCTCTTAAAGTAGCCGTTATGTTGAACATAAGGGCGACCGATCGAGTATTAGATCTATGCAAATCCATGAGCCATCTTAAAAGTTTTGTTCACGTCAGTACGGCTTACAGTAACGCTGATAAACGCGAAGTGAAAGAACTCGTTTATGA AACGAAAATAACGGCACAAGTTATTATGGATATGTGTGAAATTCTTGATGATGAAACGTTAACtgtattagaaaagaaattacttgAAAAACATCCAAATACGTATACACTCACGAAAGGTATTGCGGAAGAACTTGTATCGAAGAAAGGAATTGGTTTGCCGATCATTATAGTTAGACCTAGTATAATTTGTGCCGCTTATCAAGAACCACTTCCAGGTTGGGTGGATAATTTATATGGTATTACAG gtaTTATTACTGAAATTGGCAGGGGTACCATTAGAAGTATATATGGCGATAGAAAGTTAAAAATCGACGTTGTACCGGTCGACTATGTCGTTGATACACTGATATGTGCGGCTTGGCATAGTACGATACGTCGTGACGGTTCCATACAAGTTTACAATTGTGCGAGTAGCACCATCAATCCTATCAg TTGGGGCGAGTTCGCTAAACACATAAGAAAACATGTCATAGAATCTCCATCGAAATACGTTATGTGGTATCCCAATGTCGCAATTAGAACCAACAGATTAGTTCATAAAGTAATAGTCGTTATATTACACTTTTTACCTGCGTTCTTAGTGGATTTATTGTTAATGTGTCAGGGTAGTaaacctat CATGTTGAATATGTCGAAACGTATCGATCGTGCCGCGAAAGTCGGAGCATTCTTCGCCTTACATGAATGGGACTTTGCTTTAGACAATATGATGGATTTGATAAAACATGTAAAAACTATGAACGACTGTAGCCGATTTCGCGTAGACTTCAAGGATATAGATTGGGATGCATATACTCGTCAGTACACATTgggtattagaaaatatattttaaaggaTCATCCCGATTCTTTGACCAAAGCACGAAGTCGACTTTCCAA GCTATACTGGCtacgtaaaattattcaaGCTTTGAGTATCTTATTTttgtacaaattattaaaatacgtTGGTTAG
- the LOC122628220 gene encoding putative fatty acyl-CoA reductase CG5065 isoform X2: MGTTSAYTDSERINDEANLNDTSIEAFFADSVIFVTGATGFLGKALIEKLLRSCPRVSTIYLLIRPKKGQTVKERFKTLVNNSIFDRVRCEHPGVINKVYPIRGDASEPDLGLSVDDRMTLTQNVNIVFHCAATVRFNEPLKVAVMLNIRATDRVLDLCKSMSHLKSFVHVSTAYSNADKREVKELVYETKITAQVIMDMCEILDDETLTVLEKKLLEKHPNTYTLTKGIAEELVSKKGIGLPIIIVRPSIICAAYQEPLPGWVDNLYGITGIITEIGRGTIRSIYGDRKLKIDVVPVDYVVDTLICAAWHSTIRRDGSIQVYNCASSTINPISWGEFAKHIRKHVIESPSKYVMWYPNVAIRTNRLVHKVIVVILHFLPAFLVDLLLMCQGSKPIMLNMSKRIDRAAKVGAFFALHEWDFALDNMMDLIKHVKTMNDCSRFRVDFKDIDWDAYTRQYTLGIRKYILKDHPDSLTKARSRLSKLYWLRKIIQALSILFLYKLLKYVG, translated from the exons ATGGGTACAACGAGTGCGTACACTGATTCAGAGCGTATCAATGATGAGGCCAATCTTAACGATACTTCGATCGAAGCTTTCTTTGCTGACTCAGTGATATTCGTAACTGGTGCGACTGGTTTTCTTGGAAAAGCTCTCATAGAAAAGCTTTTACGATCGTGTCCTCGCGTAAGCACGATCTATTTACTGATCCGTCCAAAAAAGGGTCAAACcgttaaagaaagatttaaaacgCTCGTAAATAATTCG attttcGATAGAGTTCGTTGCGAACATCCAGGTGTGATAAACAAAGTTTATCCAATACGAGGAGACGCGAGTGAGCCTGATCTCGGTTTGAGTGTTGATGATAGAATGACGTTAACTCAAAATGTGAACATAGTTTTCCATTGTGCAGCCACTGTACGTTTTAACGAGCCTCTTAAAGTAGCCGTTATGTTGAACATAAGGGCGACCGATCGAGTATTAGATCTATGCAAATCCATGAGCCATCTTAAAAGTTTTGTTCACGTCAGTACGGCTTACAGTAACGCTGATAAACGCGAAGTGAAAGAACTCGTTTATGA AACGAAAATAACGGCACAAGTTATTATGGATATGTGTGAAATTCTTGATGATGAAACGTTAACtgtattagaaaagaaattacttgAAAAACATCCAAATACGTATACACTCACGAAAGGTATTGCGGAAGAACTTGTATCGAAGAAAGGAATTGGTTTGCCGATCATTATAGTTAGACCTAGTATAATTTGTGCCGCTTATCAAGAACCACTTCCAGGTTGGGTGGATAATTTATATGGTATTACAG gtaTTATTACTGAAATTGGCAGGGGTACCATTAGAAGTATATATGGCGATAGAAAGTTAAAAATCGACGTTGTACCGGTCGACTATGTCGTTGATACACTGATATGTGCGGCTTGGCATAGTACGATACGTCGTGACGGTTCCATACAAGTTTACAATTGTGCGAGTAGCACCATCAATCCTATCAg TTGGGGCGAGTTCGCTAAACACATAAGAAAACATGTCATAGAATCTCCATCGAAATACGTTATGTGGTATCCCAATGTCGCAATTAGAACCAACAGATTAGTTCATAAAGTAATAGTCGTTATATTACACTTTTTACCTGCGTTCTTAGTGGATTTATTGTTAATGTGTCAGGGTAGTaaacctat CATGTTGAATATGTCGAAACGTATCGATCGTGCCGCGAAAGTCGGAGCATTCTTCGCCTTACATGAATGGGACTTTGCTTTAGACAATATGATGGATTTGATAAAACATGTAAAAACTATGAACGACTGTAGCCGATTTCGCGTAGACTTCAAGGATATAGATTGGGATGCATATACTCGTCAGTACACATTgggtattagaaaatatattttaaaggaTCATCCCGATTCTTTGACCAAAGCACGAAGTCGACTTTCCAA GCTATACTGGCtacgtaaaattattcaaGCTTTGAGTATCTTATTTttgtacaaattattaaaatacgtTGGTTAG
- the LOC122628219 gene encoding N-acetylglucosamine-1-phosphotransferase subunits alpha/beta isoform X1, producing MSTTCRIFFNIMSAWKLLQRRCYDILSYKYSLLVILVAFTCIFIGIIHFGEVWLAWSKEKYEAVFHSFNDNILGKSFQKKLCQHVPIDVVYTWVNGSDPNFIKSLEKHIPIIDSNTISSRFSDKDELRYSLRSLEMYAPWVRHVYIVTNGQIPSWLDMDNPRMTLITHEDIFLDKNHLPTFSSPAIESHIHRIPGISDKFLYFNDDVMLGTEVWPEDFITQAGGQKVYLAWWVPDCSDICPWAWVGDGSCDPACNTTLCEFDGGDCNSTLLSTDSEPFEEESDYPYKYLQILGEKNRSTTISFNNSEKINNSTTVAWMHTVAMTHRTLNLKNQSSFISNLTKFSDIKEYNDNSKTIKLNDSNDMPESIFGDSNHTKLHIQFKRYLNDDIINLVQGNNSIKSNKLKYSDQWKHKNRQLDTYAESLLYVNKIYNIIYGFDRRKVPAHMPHLIDKWIVNSMQRKFESDFIKTSSHKIRNAEDMQFAFSYFYFLMSENLYISVGDIFDKFDTDKSGTWSDREIRTLLSRLYPLPLDYNLVVEFENSIVNCSKYLKLTEDVKVPPGERYLDSMLPVVSKELISNCDWVASKIKRKFGKSKRYKHEVIKAGKNEIFEMLTSNVSLTVQLLDEIRRDPKKFICLNDDMDPLRHSENEIVRALLNDFYRSLYPLKSTFELPPQFRNRFSYREELIEWRANRTRTRNLLLILIVLLLIITLYHLSYYHIRRIFRIRTLPTLLI from the exons ATGTCAACTACgtgtagaatattttttaatataatgagCGCATGGAAATTGCTGCAACGACGATGTTACGATATTCTTTCGTACAAATATTCGCTCCTCGTAATACTAGTAGCATTTACGTGCATATTCATCGGTATTATACATTTTGGAGAG gTCTGGTTGGCATGgagtaaagagaaatatgaagctgtttttcattccttcaatgataatatattaggaaaatcttttcaaaaaaaattatgtcaaCATGTACCTATAGATGTAGTATATACATGGGTGAATGGATCCGAtccaaattttataaaaagtctTGAAAAGCATATTCCTATTATTGATAGTAATACAATTTCTTCGAGATTCAGCGACAAAGATGAATTGCGATATTCTTTAAGATCATTAGAAATGTATGCACCTTGGGTCAGACACGTTTACATTGTCACCAACGGGCAAATTCCAAGTTGGTTAGATATGGATAATCCTAGGATGACTCTTATTACTcacgaagatatttttctgGACAAAAATCATTTACCAACTTTTTCTAGTCCTGCTATTGAAAGTCATATTCATAg AATTCCTGGTATttctgataaatttttatattttaatgatgatGTAATGCTTGGCACAGAAGTATGGCCAGAAGATTTTATAACTCAAGCGGGTGGTCAAAAAGTGTATCTAGCCTGGTGGGTTCCTGATTGTTCCGATATCTGCCCATGGGCATGGGTAGGCGATGGATCATGCGACCCTGCGTGCAATACAACTCTATGCGAATTTGAtg GTGGAGATTGCAATTCTACTTTATTATCCACCGATAGTGAACCATTTGAGGAAGAAAGTGATTatccatataaatatttacagatTCTAGgtgaaaaaaatagatctaCCACTATATCATTCAATAattctgaaaaaataaataatagtactACAGTTGCATGGATGCATACTGTAGCAATGACTCATAgaacattaaatttaaaaaatcaaagttCTTTTATAAGTAATCTTACAAAATTTTCTGATATCAAggaatataatgataatagtaaaacAATAAAACTCAATGACAGTAATGATATGCCTGAAAGTATATTTGGAGATTCTAATCATACAAAACTACATATACAATTCAAACGCTACCTCAATGATGATATCATTAATCTAGTACAAGGAAATAACagtataaaatcaaataagttGAAGTATAGTGATCAATGGAAACATAAAAATAGACAGCTTGATACATATGCAGAATCCTTGCtgtatgttaataaaatatataatataatttatgggTTTGATAGAAGAAAAGTTCCAGCACATATGCCTCACTTAATAGACAAATGGATTGTGAATAGTATGCAAAGAAAGTTTGAGtctgattttataaaaacttctagtcataaaattagaaatgcaGAAGACATGCAATTTGCATTCTcatatttctactttttaatGAGTGAGAATCTTTATATATCGGTTGGAGATATATTTGATAAGTTTGATACTGATAAATCAGg GACTTGGTCAGATAGAGAAATACGAACACTTTTATCTAGATTATATCCTTTACCACTAGATTATAATTTGGTTGTAGAATTTGAAAATTCTATCGTAAATTGCTCTAAATATCTGAAACTAACAGAAGATGTAAAGGTACCACCTGGTGAAAGATACTTAGATTCTATGCTC cCTGTAGTGTCTAAAGAGTTAATATCAAATTGTGACTGGGTCGCATccaaaattaagagaaaatttgGCAAATCTAAACGTTACAAACACGAAGTTATAAAAGCTGGAAAAAACGAGATATTTGAAATGTTAACAAGTAACGTATCCCTCACTGTACAGCTTTTGGATGAAATTAGACGCGATCCAAA aaaatttatatgtttaaaCGATGATATGGATCCGTTACGTCATTccgaaaatgaaattgttcgagcattattaaatgatttttatcgttCCTTATATCCTTTAAAAAGTACATTTGAACTACCTCCACAATTTCgtaatcgtttttcttatcgtgAAGAACTTATTGAATGGAGAGCAAAtcgaacaagaacaagaaatttattattgatactCATAGTTTTGTTATTGATCATTACGCTGtatcatttatcatattatCATATCCGAAGAATTTTTAGAATTCGCACACTACCCACTCTTCTTATATAA
- the LOC122628219 gene encoding N-acetylglucosamine-1-phosphotransferase subunits alpha/beta isoform X2, whose amino-acid sequence MSTTCRIFFNIMSAWKLLQRRCYDILSYKYSLLVILVAFTCIFIGIIHFGEVWLAWSKEKYEAVFHSFNDNILGKSFQKKLCQHVPIDVVYTWVNGSDPNFIKSLEKHIPIIDSNTISSRFSDKDELRYSLRSLEMYAPWVRHVYIVTNGQIPSWLDMDNPRMTLITHEDIFLDKNHLPTFSSPAIESHIHRIPGISDKFLYFNDDVMLGTEVWPEDFITQAGGQKVYLAWWVPDCSDICPWAWVGDGSCDPACNTTLCEFDGGDCNSTLLSTDSEPFEEESDYPYKYLQILGEKNRSTTISFNNSEKINNSTTVAWMHTVAMTHRTLNLKNQSSFISNLTKFSDIKEYNDNSKTIKLNDSNDMPESIFGDSNHTKLHIQFKRYLNDDIINLVQGNNSIKSNKLKYSDQWKHKNRQLDTYAESLLYVNKIYNIIYGFDRRKVPAHMPHLIDKWIVNSMQRKFESDFIKTSSHKIRNAEDMQFAFSYFYFLMSENLYISVGDIFDKFDTDKSGTWSDREIRTLLSRLYPLPLDYNLVVEFENSIVNCSKYLKLTEDVKVPPGERYLDSMLPVVSKELISNCDWVASKIKRKFGKSKRYKHEVIKAGKNEIFEMLTSNVSLTVQLLDEIRRDPK is encoded by the exons ATGTCAACTACgtgtagaatattttttaatataatgagCGCATGGAAATTGCTGCAACGACGATGTTACGATATTCTTTCGTACAAATATTCGCTCCTCGTAATACTAGTAGCATTTACGTGCATATTCATCGGTATTATACATTTTGGAGAG gTCTGGTTGGCATGgagtaaagagaaatatgaagctgtttttcattccttcaatgataatatattaggaaaatcttttcaaaaaaaattatgtcaaCATGTACCTATAGATGTAGTATATACATGGGTGAATGGATCCGAtccaaattttataaaaagtctTGAAAAGCATATTCCTATTATTGATAGTAATACAATTTCTTCGAGATTCAGCGACAAAGATGAATTGCGATATTCTTTAAGATCATTAGAAATGTATGCACCTTGGGTCAGACACGTTTACATTGTCACCAACGGGCAAATTCCAAGTTGGTTAGATATGGATAATCCTAGGATGACTCTTATTACTcacgaagatatttttctgGACAAAAATCATTTACCAACTTTTTCTAGTCCTGCTATTGAAAGTCATATTCATAg AATTCCTGGTATttctgataaatttttatattttaatgatgatGTAATGCTTGGCACAGAAGTATGGCCAGAAGATTTTATAACTCAAGCGGGTGGTCAAAAAGTGTATCTAGCCTGGTGGGTTCCTGATTGTTCCGATATCTGCCCATGGGCATGGGTAGGCGATGGATCATGCGACCCTGCGTGCAATACAACTCTATGCGAATTTGAtg GTGGAGATTGCAATTCTACTTTATTATCCACCGATAGTGAACCATTTGAGGAAGAAAGTGATTatccatataaatatttacagatTCTAGgtgaaaaaaatagatctaCCACTATATCATTCAATAattctgaaaaaataaataatagtactACAGTTGCATGGATGCATACTGTAGCAATGACTCATAgaacattaaatttaaaaaatcaaagttCTTTTATAAGTAATCTTACAAAATTTTCTGATATCAAggaatataatgataatagtaaaacAATAAAACTCAATGACAGTAATGATATGCCTGAAAGTATATTTGGAGATTCTAATCATACAAAACTACATATACAATTCAAACGCTACCTCAATGATGATATCATTAATCTAGTACAAGGAAATAACagtataaaatcaaataagttGAAGTATAGTGATCAATGGAAACATAAAAATAGACAGCTTGATACATATGCAGAATCCTTGCtgtatgttaataaaatatataatataatttatgggTTTGATAGAAGAAAAGTTCCAGCACATATGCCTCACTTAATAGACAAATGGATTGTGAATAGTATGCAAAGAAAGTTTGAGtctgattttataaaaacttctagtcataaaattagaaatgcaGAAGACATGCAATTTGCATTCTcatatttctactttttaatGAGTGAGAATCTTTATATATCGGTTGGAGATATATTTGATAAGTTTGATACTGATAAATCAGg GACTTGGTCAGATAGAGAAATACGAACACTTTTATCTAGATTATATCCTTTACCACTAGATTATAATTTGGTTGTAGAATTTGAAAATTCTATCGTAAATTGCTCTAAATATCTGAAACTAACAGAAGATGTAAAGGTACCACCTGGTGAAAGATACTTAGATTCTATGCTC cCTGTAGTGTCTAAAGAGTTAATATCAAATTGTGACTGGGTCGCATccaaaattaagagaaaatttgGCAAATCTAAACGTTACAAACACGAAGTTATAAAAGCTGGAAAAAACGAGATATTTGAAATGTTAACAAGTAACGTATCCCTCACTGTACAGCTTTTGGATGAAATTAGACGCGATCCAAAGTaa
- the LOC122628221 gene encoding uncharacterized protein LOC122628221 isoform X2 — MPLIEQAISGQEVTIPPRLPTILKQFCKAAIRTQPYDLLRWSSAYFRALADGEEPPVKLRLEYPPPSTASGLTLGFLRVLLRQFGDYNKTLSIDVISRRWECLCLDRKELNLIMMIGKFRRKCQVKKFLAIAVGLLGSSLRETMIMICELFTHEPDGGSAMVPVTLFMEIYGYLAGLRCDGSERSSSEEDPTEFLIFDESNSSSSSKIHESLDNNISVDRVYSIASQDTEADINLDLELISKEAADSSNKISGSCSTREDDSNNVEDKISSTNNTMESTSDSTLKREEDSNASDLTIEPSKSFNSKDAHEKSSKNEDKQKGVIQDDVNTENSSDKRDVSLIKERKKIRIANTQLISYYPNIPGIGSRLSAEEVASVAIWMSECARLQEGMVGPRNLRHPQCPPLCKQKQCES, encoded by the exons ATGCCATTGATAGAACAAGCGATTTCTGGTCAAGAGGTGACGATACCACCAAGATTGCCAACGATATTGAAACAATTTTGTAAGGCAGCTATTCGAACTCAGCCCTACGATCTTCTGAGATGGTCCAGTGCATATTTTCGTGCGTTGGCTGATGGCGAAGAACCACCAGTAAAATTGAGACTCGAATATCCACCACCTAGTACAGCTTCTGGTCTAACACTCGGCTTTCTTAGAGTTCTTCTTCGTCAATTTGGAG ATTACAACAAAACATTGTCCATCGATGTTATTTCACGTCGTTGGGAATGCTTATGTCTCGATCGTAAAGAATTAAATCTGATAATGATGATAGGGAAATTTCGTCGAAAGTGCCAAGTTAAGAAGTTCTTGGCAATAGCTGTTGGTCTTTTAGGATCTAGTTTACGCGAGACAATGATTATGATCTGCGAATTATTTACTCACGAACCTGACGGTGGATCGGCTATGGTTCCAGTTACATTATTCATGGAAATTTATGG ATACTTAGCTGGTCTTAGATGCGATGGTAGCGAAAGAAGTTCATCGGAAGAAGATCCAACAGAATTTCTTATATTCGATGAGTCTAACAGTAGCTCGTCTTCAAAAATACACGAGTCCCTCGATAATAACATCTCCGTTGATCGTGTATATTCGATCGCTAGTCAAGATACTGAAGCTGATATCAATTTAGATTTGGAATTAATCTCTAAGGAAGCTGCTGATTCCTCAAATA AAATTAGCGGGAGTTGTTCGACGCGGGAAGACGATTCGAACAATGTCGAAGATAAAATCTCGAGTACTAATAACACAATGGAATCCACATCAGATAGTACATTGAAACGCGAGGAAGACAGTAATGCTTCTGATCTTACAATAGAACCAAGTAAATCCTTTAATTCGAAGGATGCTCATGAAAAATCAtcgaaaaatgaagataagcAAAAAGGCGTAATTCAAGATGACGTAAATACCGAAAATTCGTCCGATAAAAGAGACGTATCATTGAttaaggaacgaaaaaaaatcagaattGCTAATACTCAGTTAATTTCGTATTATCCAAATATTCcag gtaTAGGATCTCGTTTATCCGCAGAAGAAGTAGCAAGCGTTGCTATATGGATGAGCGAATGTGCTAGATTACAAGAAGGAATGGTTGGTCCACGAAATCTTCGCCATCCTCAATGTCCTCCTTTATGTAAGCAAAAACAATGTGAATcatga
- the LOC122628221 gene encoding uncharacterized protein LOC122628221 isoform X1: MPLIEQAISGQEVTIPPRLPTILKQFCKAAIRTQPYDLLRWSSAYFRALADGEEPPVKLRLEYPPPSTASGLTLGFLRVLLRQFGDYNKTLSIDVISRRWECLCLDRKELNLIMMIGKFRRKCQVKKFLAIAVGLLGSSLRETMIMICELFTHEPDGGSAMVPVTLFMEIYGYLAGLRCDGSERSSSEEDPTEFLIFDESNSSSSSKIHESLDNNISVDRVYSIASQDTEADINLDLELISKEAADSSNIILSPEISGSCSTREDDSNNVEDKISSTNNTMESTSDSTLKREEDSNASDLTIEPSKSFNSKDAHEKSSKNEDKQKGVIQDDVNTENSSDKRDVSLIKERKKIRIANTQLISYYPNIPGIGSRLSAEEVASVAIWMSECARLQEGMVGPRNLRHPQCPPLCKQKQCES, encoded by the exons ATGCCATTGATAGAACAAGCGATTTCTGGTCAAGAGGTGACGATACCACCAAGATTGCCAACGATATTGAAACAATTTTGTAAGGCAGCTATTCGAACTCAGCCCTACGATCTTCTGAGATGGTCCAGTGCATATTTTCGTGCGTTGGCTGATGGCGAAGAACCACCAGTAAAATTGAGACTCGAATATCCACCACCTAGTACAGCTTCTGGTCTAACACTCGGCTTTCTTAGAGTTCTTCTTCGTCAATTTGGAG ATTACAACAAAACATTGTCCATCGATGTTATTTCACGTCGTTGGGAATGCTTATGTCTCGATCGTAAAGAATTAAATCTGATAATGATGATAGGGAAATTTCGTCGAAAGTGCCAAGTTAAGAAGTTCTTGGCAATAGCTGTTGGTCTTTTAGGATCTAGTTTACGCGAGACAATGATTATGATCTGCGAATTATTTACTCACGAACCTGACGGTGGATCGGCTATGGTTCCAGTTACATTATTCATGGAAATTTATGG ATACTTAGCTGGTCTTAGATGCGATGGTAGCGAAAGAAGTTCATCGGAAGAAGATCCAACAGAATTTCTTATATTCGATGAGTCTAACAGTAGCTCGTCTTCAAAAATACACGAGTCCCTCGATAATAACATCTCCGTTGATCGTGTATATTCGATCGCTAGTCAAGATACTGAAGCTGATATCAATTTAGATTTGGAATTAATCTCTAAGGAAGCTGCTGATTCCTCAAATA TAATACTATCGCCAGAAATTAGCGGGAGTTGTTCGACGCGGGAAGACGATTCGAACAATGTCGAAGATAAAATCTCGAGTACTAATAACACAATGGAATCCACATCAGATAGTACATTGAAACGCGAGGAAGACAGTAATGCTTCTGATCTTACAATAGAACCAAGTAAATCCTTTAATTCGAAGGATGCTCATGAAAAATCAtcgaaaaatgaagataagcAAAAAGGCGTAATTCAAGATGACGTAAATACCGAAAATTCGTCCGATAAAAGAGACGTATCATTGAttaaggaacgaaaaaaaatcagaattGCTAATACTCAGTTAATTTCGTATTATCCAAATATTCcag gtaTAGGATCTCGTTTATCCGCAGAAGAAGTAGCAAGCGTTGCTATATGGATGAGCGAATGTGCTAGATTACAAGAAGGAATGGTTGGTCCACGAAATCTTCGCCATCCTCAATGTCCTCCTTTATGTAAGCAAAAACAATGTGAATcatga